Within Amycolatopsis sp. cg5, the genomic segment TGAGCAGCGTGCCGTCGTCCTTCCTGGTCCCGTTGACGTAGAGGAAGATCGCCTTCGCGGAGACGTCGTAGACACCGGCCAGGTGCACCCAGGTGTCCAGCTCGCCGGGGATGACCTCGAGCGCGGCCTTGGTGACCGTGCCGTCCTCCTCCGGCATCTCGAACACCCAGTTGCCCAGGTGCCCGGCATCGTCGGCGACGTGCCCGAGCCGGAACTTGCTCGACGGCCGGGAGCCGCCGCCGTCCAGCGAGACCGCGCTCAGCATGCAGCGCGGCGTCACGTCGATGTCGCAGTCGTTGCCGTCCAGGCGGACCCAGGCCGACACGGTGAAGCTGGAGTCGGTCCGCACGTCGACGCCCGTGGTGGTCGCGGCGTCGTCGGTGCCGTCGAGCCGGACGGCGTTGCCGACCCGGCCCGCGGTGAACCCGGCGCCGCCGGTCAGCGTCGCCTGCTTGGCGCCTGCGGAGTCACCGCCCGCGGTGCCGCTGCCCTCGTCGAGCGTCCAGTTGTGGCCGAGGCTCACGTCCCGCCCGGCGAGGTTCTTGATCTCGCTGCCGAGCAGGGTCCGGCTGTACGCCGAGACGTCGTCGATCGCGCCGGGGAAGTAGTCGACCTGGGCGTTGTTCCACTTGCCCCGGCCGATCTGGAAGCCACCGCCCGCGTCGAAACCACCCGTGTGCGGCGCCGACGCGGCGAGCACGCCGTTGACGTACAGCTCGATCTGCTGCCGGTCCTTGCTGTACACCCCGGCGAGGTGTGTCCAGATCCCGCGCTGGATCGTCGGGCCGGTCGCCTGATCACCGGCGGCGTTCGCGTCCGAGCCCATCGCGACGAACGTCCACTTGCCCGAGATCGCCCGGAGCATGAACCCGCTGACGGTGTTCCCGTCCTGCGACAGCACGGTCGCCTGCGGTCCGGTGTCGTCCAGCCGCGCCCACGCGGTCACCGTGAAGCTCTTGTCGGTGGCGACGGCCTTGGGTGTGCTGATGTGCTGGCCGGAGCCGTTCAGCCGCACCGCCAGGTCGGCCGGGTCGGGCAGGCTGACCTGCCCCGCGGTCCAGTCGGGGCCGCCGGCGAGCGTGCCGGGCAGCTTCGACGTCCCGTCGGCCTTCTTGTTGACGTCCTCGGCGTTGCCGTCGAGCTTCCAGGTGCCCGCCGTGACGTTGTCCCTGCTGACCAGGCCACGCACCTCGTCCTGCGAGATCACCCTGCTGTACACGCGGACCTCGTCCACGGTGCCCGGCAGCCGTTGCGCGACCTCCCCGCGGATCTTCGCGCCGCTGATCCGGAAGGCACGCTTGGCCTGCCATGGCGTCACGCGGGTGCTCTCGCCGATCAGCTCGCCGTCGACGTAGAGCCGGATCTTGCCGGTCGCGGCGTCGTAGGTGCCCGCGAGATGGGTCCAGACGCCCGCGGGCGGCTGAGTCGAGGTGCCGACCCAGTTGTAGCCGACCGGAGTGTCCTCATCGGACTGCGGGAACACGAACACCCAGTGATTGCTCTGATACTGCAAGCAGAAGGAGCAGATCTTCTCGCCGTCCTGGCTGAGCACCGTGTACGAGCCGCCGTCCGCGCGATCGAGTTTCACCTGCGCGGCAACGGAAAAGCTCTGGTCGGTGCGCAGCAGCGGGCCGGTCGTGGTCGCCGTGTCGTCGACGCCGTCGAGGCGCAGCCCGCCCGCCACGGCGCCGTCCTGGGTGAACGCGGCGCCGTTCTCCAGCACCGCGTCGGCGCCGGTGGTCACGGCGTTGTGCGCGGTGGTGCCGTTGGTCTCGTCGAACTTGAAGTGCGCGAGCTGGACATCGGCCGCGCTGACCGACGACGCGATCTCGGCCGCGCTGAGCGCGCGGTCGTGGATCTGGACCTCGTCCACCCGCCCTGGCCAGTGGTCGACGGCCGCGTTGCCGCCCCAGATCGTGCGGCCGATCCGCACCTGACCGGCCGCGAAGCCGGGCTGGGCGGTGTACGGCGCGGTCGCGGCGAGCTTTCCGTTGACGTACAGGCGAATCTGCTGCGCGGCCTGGTCGTACACGCCCGCCAGGTGGGTCCAGGTGTTCAGCTGGGGCATGCCGGTCGGGGAGGTCGCCATCGCGATGCCCTTGTCCGAGGTGGTCGAGTTCGGCATGCCGAACACCCAGCGTGGATTGCTGCCGTCCTGCTCGGCGCGATACCAGAGCACGTAGCCGGGGAACATCGTGCCGTCTTGGCTGACCGCGGCCCTGGCGCCGTTCGACGCGCTCAGGTTCACCCAGGCAGAGACGGTGAACGCGGTGGTGTTGCGCACCGCGTTGGGCGCGCTGACGTAGTCGTCGACCCCGTCGAGCTGGACGGCCGAGCCGGTCGCGCCCTGCGCCGTGTACCCGGCGCCGTTGCCGAGCGTGCCGTGGCGGTCGCCGAGGAAGGCCGTGTCCTGCGCGTTGCCTTCGAAGGACCATTGGGCGAGCGGCCCGCTGCCGGCGCGGACGTAGAAGCGGTACGGCCGCGACTCGCTCTCGTGCCCGGCGCGGTCCACACTGCGCACGTACAGGGTGCGCGGCCCGTCACCGGGTGGCGTCAGCGAGACCGTCGCCGGGCCGCCCAGCGAGGTCGCGTCCAGCTTGGTGGCCGGCGGATCCTGCCAGCCGTACAGGTAATGGTCGATGTCGCCGACCCCGTTGGAGCCGAAGGTGAAGCCGCCCGCGACCTCCGAGCCGCCGTGCCACCGACCGTCCTCTGTGTACAGTTCGCTCGCCACCGTCGGCTTCTGGGTGACCGGGGTCCGGTCGACCGCGAACGTCTGGCCGTACGCCGGCCCGCTGGAGGTCACGCCGTCCGAGGAATGCAGCCACCAGCCGACGGTCTTCCCGTCGAGCCCGCTGGTGTCGACGACGGTGCTGTGCACGGCGCCGGAGGCCTGCATGCCAGGCTCGTCCCAGGACGCGACCTCGACCCCGTTGTGCGCGATCCGCCACTGCGCGCGGACCATGTCGCCGTCGGGATCGCTCAGGCTCGCCATCAGGCGGACCGAGTCGGCGCCGACGTAGGGCTTGCCCTCACACCAGCGGCAGGGCGCGGGCAGCGGCCCGTCGGTCGCGAGGTTCGCCGGGACGTACGGCGTGCGGTTGTAGGTGACCCGGAAGGTCATCTGGCCGGGATCGTACTTACGCCAGGCGTATTGGTCGTTCGAGTCCTGCGCCTTGAGGAAGAACGCGGTCGGCGAGCCCTGCTCGACCTCGCCGAGCGGGACGTCGATGCCCGCGTTCTTCCAGCCGGTGCAGCCACCCTGCACCGACGGCATCCAGCGCGAGGCGACCCGGCCGCCGTTGAGCTTGTTGTTCCACGTCATGCCGTTCCAGATCTCCGGGCCGACGTGGTAGAGGTCGATGATGCGGTCGGCGCAGGCCGGGCTCGACACGACGGTGGTGTCCAGCGTCGCGCCGATCACCGTCTTGTCCCACAGGAAGCCGGTGTCGTATTGGAAGTACGACCACGCCTCGCCGATCCCGTTGCACCAGCTCCCGCTCGGCGGCAGGTCACGCGGGCACTGCCCGACCTGCGCGTAGGTTCCGTCACCGCTGGTGTTCCAGTACGCGGTCCCGGAGTAGCCGGAAAGCACGGTCGCCCAGGCGGTCTTGTAGAACGTGTGCAACGTCGGGTCGACCGTGACCGGGTACTTCAGCGCCGGATCGGCCAGGAACTTCAGATCCGGCGCGAGCACCAGCGCTTCGTCCACAATGGACACACCAACGGCCGTGGTCTTGCCCGCGGCGTCCCACATGGTCGACGGCGGCGCGCTGAACAGCTCGGCGCCCGTTTCGTCGGCGGCGTGGATCGCGCCGCCGGAATCGACGGTCACCTTCAGGCCGTCCGCGCGCATGGCGAGCCGGATGGACTTGAGCGCCGGATTTTTGGCGGCTTCGGCGTTCTTGAGCACCAGATGCTGGCGGAAGCCGTCCCGATCGGCGTACATCACCAGGTCGGCACCGGGCATGACCTCGGCATAGGTCGCCGCGTTGCCGTCGAGCGTGGGGACCGGCAGCTCGGTCGGCCAGCGCAGCGTCAGCGTCTTGCCGTCGCGCCGCAGCGTGGCCAGCGGAGCGTTCCCGCCGGGGGAGAGCGCGAGGTCACCGTCGGCCGCCTTGGGCCTGATCGACCCGTCGGCCCGTCTGCCGAGCTCGGTGTCGATCTTCGCCCAGCCATTCTGCTGCCGGACGCGCACCGGCACGGGCGAGAGCTCGGCGGTCAACGTCCCGCCAGGGTTCGCGTAGACCGCGCGGGTCGGCGTCCGCTCGCCGGCGACCTCCACCCGGGAGCCCTGCCGCCAGGCCGCGGCCATGGCGGCCGGAGCGTCCGCCGCCTCGGTGACCGGGGCAGGCCGCGCGGGCTCGAACGGCGCGCTACCAGGCACGAGCGTCAAAACCGATCCGGTGAGAACAGCGACGGTCGAGAGCACGACCGTTTTCCGGGCACGATGAATAGACCATTTGTTCATGGTGTTTCCCCAGTTTCAAGGCATGAAAGCGCGTGCAGCCTAAGCAGCTCCCTCGGCGGATGGGAAGGGTTTCAAGCATGCTTGAAACCCTCCTGAAACCGGCGCTGCGCACCGCTCTGACCAGCCAGAACGTGGCTAACCAACCGCGCTCCGATCGCGTTGCCACCGAGCGCCCTGGGTCGTGCGCGTTGCAGGCGGTTATTGGGTGGAAGGTCAAAGGTGGCGTGTCTGGTGTGCTCGGCCGTGGCCGGGTGGCTGTGTGGGAAATGCGTCGTTGAACGACGCAAACCGCACTCACCAGGTATGAGGGGAGCCTTCATCCACGGTCGGCGCGGTGAGGGCCTCCCTCACCCGAGCCGAGCGGGTGAGGGAGGCCCTCACCCGTATATACGGTCGAACTAGGCCCTCACCCCACGGATCCGAGTGAAGTAGGCCCTCATCCACGCCGGGCCACGACCCTGCCGTGTACGGGGCAGCCGCGCAGGGGTCGTGAGTGTTTTCGCCGGTTAGAACCGGCCGTACCACTCACGACCCCAACTCACGACCCCCTGCGCGCGAGCCTTTCCGGCCGTCTGGGCACGGTTGGCGGCTGTTCGCGCACACCGTCTCGTGATTCGTTCGCCCGTCTCGCGCGTATCCGGTCGACTGGTAACGAGAGATCGTCTTCCCAGGGTCAGGAATCGAGGGGTTCATGCACTACCGGACACCGTCACGCGGTGTTTTCCGCAAGCTCAGAACGATCGTCCCCGTGCTGCTGACGGTCGCGTTGCTGCCGAGCGTGCCCGCTTGGGCCGAACCGAGCCGGGCGGCCGCCGATGACGCACCGCCTGCCAGCGGCTTCATCCAGAGCCGGGTCAGCGGCTACAACATGACCGCGTCCACGCACGAGGACCGGCAGTGGGTCGCCACCCAGGCGCCCAAGGGCGACGAGAACTTCCAGCAGTGGGAGTTCAGCCGGAATCCCAACGGCACCTACAAGGTCAAGAACACCGAGCGCGACGGCCTGTGCCTCACCGAGCAGAACAATCCCGAGGGCGATCCGCGCCTCGTGGTCGGGGAGTGTGACCAGCCCAAGACCGACTGGGAGTTCCGC encodes:
- a CDS encoding LamG domain-containing protein encodes the protein MNKWSIHRARKTVVLSTVAVLTGSVLTLVPGSAPFEPARPAPVTEAADAPAAMAAAWRQGSRVEVAGERTPTRAVYANPGGTLTAELSPVPVRVRQQNGWAKIDTELGRRADGSIRPKAADGDLALSPGGNAPLATLRRDGKTLTLRWPTELPVPTLDGNAATYAEVMPGADLVMYADRDGFRQHLVLKNAEAAKNPALKSIRLAMRADGLKVTVDSGGAIHAADETGAELFSAPPSTMWDAAGKTTAVGVSIVDEALVLAPDLKFLADPALKYPVTVDPTLHTFYKTAWATVLSGYSGTAYWNTSGDGTYAQVGQCPRDLPPSGSWCNGIGEAWSYFQYDTGFLWDKTVIGATLDTTVVSSPACADRIIDLYHVGPEIWNGMTWNNKLNGGRVASRWMPSVQGGCTGWKNAGIDVPLGEVEQGSPTAFFLKAQDSNDQYAWRKYDPGQMTFRVTYNRTPYVPANLATDGPLPAPCRWCEGKPYVGADSVRLMASLSDPDGDMVRAQWRIAHNGVEVASWDEPGMQASGAVHSTVVDTSGLDGKTVGWWLHSSDGVTSSGPAYGQTFAVDRTPVTQKPTVASELYTEDGRWHGGSEVAGGFTFGSNGVGDIDHYLYGWQDPPATKLDATSLGGPATVSLTPPGDGPRTLYVRSVDRAGHESESRPYRFYVRAGSGPLAQWSFEGNAQDTAFLGDRHGTLGNGAGYTAQGATGSAVQLDGVDDYVSAPNAVRNTTAFTVSAWVNLSASNGARAAVSQDGTMFPGYVLWYRAEQDGSNPRWVFGMPNSTTSDKGIAMATSPTGMPQLNTWTHLAGVYDQAAQQIRLYVNGKLAATAPYTAQPGFAAGQVRIGRTIWGGNAAVDHWPGRVDEVQIHDRALSAAEIASSVSAADVQLAHFKFDETNGTTAHNAVTTGADAVLENGAAFTQDGAVAGGLRLDGVDDTATTTGPLLRTDQSFSVAAQVKLDRADGGSYTVLSQDGEKICSFCLQYQSNHWVFVFPQSDEDTPVGYNWVGTSTQPPAGVWTHLAGTYDAATGKIRLYVDGELIGESTRVTPWQAKRAFRISGAKIRGEVAQRLPGTVDEVRVYSRVISQDEVRGLVSRDNVTAGTWKLDGNAEDVNKKADGTSKLPGTLAGGPDWTAGQVSLPDPADLAVRLNGSGQHISTPKAVATDKSFTVTAWARLDDTGPQATVLSQDGNTVSGFMLRAISGKWTFVAMGSDANAAGDQATGPTIQRGIWTHLAGVYSKDRQQIELYVNGVLAASAPHTGGFDAGGGFQIGRGKWNNAQVDYFPGAIDDVSAYSRTLLGSEIKNLAGRDVSLGHNWTLDEGSGTAGGDSAGAKQATLTGGAGFTAGRVGNAVRLDGTDDAATTTGVDVRTDSSFTVSAWVRLDGNDCDIDVTPRCMLSAVSLDGGGSRPSSKFRLGHVADDAGHLGNWVFEMPEEDGTVTKAALEVIPGELDTWVHLAGVYDVSAKAIFLYVNGTRKDDGTLLNPWQATGGLQIGRGRDAGAYTGYWKGAVDDVRMYGGALTADRISALYRGYPAPGGAQLPVADAGRWKFDENTGTTVADASGLGRTATMASGAGWHTGRDAYTGWFNGTSAYAEAAGPVVKTGESFSVAAWAYLTDGSRYVTVFGQDGNQISPFSVQYDPTAKKWGVVVPKTDQTNFSSHYVLSSEAAVVGDWTHLTVVYNAQLGQLRLYVNGSLSGVQTGVSILPADGKFSIGRCRWGTGNGCYFPGGIEEVRAYGRPLTDGEVRRVHDDIPPASHGNWRFDDGTVKDSSWLQNPTTVTGTATFAAGVQNKALQLDGASSLTAQYIGVPMRDSFTVAAWAKLTRADKVATVLGQDGDRNSGFVLQYRPEVGRWIFGAAAQDADQADSTPLRYANSLQAPALNTWTHLTGVYDYPARQLRLYVNGELVGTRNDTLLWQAWGGFTIGRGKANGAATGLFTGAIDDVTADFGAVPDDEIRKRAGWPAPAGGQLGRFLTAGDHRSVNSTDGIKQQFGVVPAGYRFEIPLGTMLNAEAPGTRRLYTCLINNVDSFTSMDPACEGFTKLADLGWVYVDQPSGVATVPLYRCVNGQERFDSNTADCEGKTVDGLLGYTLAYAPLTRYYHPRIAEHAVTTAGVPPGYRHEGTFGSIAMTNEAGTQALTSCVDGSDRFLSADATCGGKTVEGRVGYLWTEAPAGRASRQIFQCALKSGPSAGELFVSAESNCEGQTVRGPLGYLIKEVPSA